Proteins encoded by one window of Ramlibacter tataouinensis:
- a CDS encoding NYN domain-containing protein: MTPRARVALLIDADNAPASQIDVILNELSTFGETSIRRAYGNWKKSELRGWEEILHEHAIRPMQQFDYSKGKNASDMAMVIDALDLLYSDAPDAFGIVSSDADFTPLVMHLRAKGAAVYGFGLRKTPEPFVNACSRFLFLDKLPPPAAEADESGSEAPAARLRATTAQLKQDAKLVMLLRNAVEAAADDQGWARVGAVGQQIANQASFDSRNYGYATLTKLLVATQLFEVADEGKSSVMVRDKRARGRS, translated from the coding sequence ATGACGCCGCGTGCGCGCGTGGCGCTGCTGATCGACGCCGACAACGCGCCGGCCTCGCAGATCGACGTCATCCTCAACGAGCTCTCGACCTTCGGCGAGACCAGCATCCGGCGCGCCTACGGCAACTGGAAGAAGTCCGAGCTGCGCGGCTGGGAGGAGATCCTGCACGAGCACGCGATCCGGCCGATGCAGCAGTTCGACTACTCCAAGGGCAAGAACGCCAGCGACATGGCGATGGTGATCGACGCGCTGGACCTGCTCTACTCGGATGCGCCGGACGCCTTCGGCATCGTGTCCTCGGACGCCGACTTCACGCCGCTGGTGATGCACCTGCGGGCCAAAGGCGCCGCGGTCTACGGGTTCGGCCTGCGCAAGACGCCCGAGCCCTTCGTCAACGCCTGCTCGCGCTTCCTGTTCCTGGACAAGCTGCCGCCGCCCGCGGCCGAAGCCGACGAGTCCGGCAGCGAAGCGCCCGCGGCCCGGCTGCGCGCCACCACCGCCCAGCTCAAGCAGGACGCCAAGCTGGTGATGCTGCTGCGCAATGCCGTGGAGGCGGCGGCCGACGACCAGGGCTGGGCCCGGGTCGGCGCGGTGGGCCAGCAGATCGCCAACCAGGCGTCGTTCGATTCGCGCAACTACGGCTATGCCACCCTGACCAAGCTGCTGGTCGCCACCCAGCTGTTCGAGGTGGCCGACGAGGGCAAGTCCAGCGTCATGGTGCGCGACAAGCGGGCGCGCGGCCGGTCGTAG